In the Acomys russatus chromosome 13, mAcoRus1.1, whole genome shotgun sequence genome, one interval contains:
- the Dnai7 gene encoding dynein axonemal intermediate chain 7 isoform X1, producing MNTFISLWEEETNETFEQVIEKSKLVLSLIEKLKLILLETPSCDLNNRTILQHQGSILRLQELLSLKVDVATELLLRQASTLADLDSGNMEKTIQDENITLYVWANLKKNPRYRSVKFADTEIGFEIPRILATSDIAIRLLHTRYDHVTPLYTTDLPEEKEPTPVVSEHFKTAESTERDNNTEEKVSVEEKAASQDDQAESRQQGELSIVREEIKFEVPGDIDIKRISYREEEDVETTKYKLEMKLLSEAVSAAQLHLVENVSEMPEVTDDYEADLCHFSTLGGVYHLDILELPPQCKQVKGWVLVEILQEGLQRFVYPPETAEEPDPENAFPPIEVTLEVHEKVVFFEDPKVIRWDAEGKLWRTDGISNIVYNRETRLITFSLDTVGPVALIQDAHINMPYQSWELRPLDANKVLMTVTTLFLELQIHIKENLCMLASIKLEDQDRLSHLEGKWMTPAPFILALKEAGLNIFPTVYSHFYVVINNKMPLVEMKAYRQMALLSAAFSFRWSKWNMVCNSTRVVFWVKEDLAAAAKDHLLMFSGERAQVLKMREDSDVFSETLEEETEFHSTLYHMVKDFASPEAMTKVRHSNCQFIDSVCHMLLSVRVLSYS from the exons ATGAACACGTTCATCAGCTTGTGGGAAGAGGAGACAAACGAGACCTTCGAGCAAGTGATAGAGAAGAGTAAACTGGTGCTGTCC TTGATTGAGAAGCTGAAGTTAATTTTGCTGGAGACTCCCTCGTGTGACCTGAACAACAGAACCATCCTGCAGCATCAAGGGTCGATCCTGCGCCTGCAGGAGCTCCTCAGCCTGAAGGTGGACGTGGCCACGGAGCTGCTTCTCCGG CAAGCTAGTACCTTAGCAGATTTGGACAGTGGGAACATGGAAAAAACCATCCAAGATGAGAACATTACCCTGTATGTGTGGGCAAACCTCAAAAAGAATCCAAG GTACCGAAGTGTGAAATTCGCAGACACAGAAATCGGATTTGAAATCCCAAGGATATTGGCTACAAGTGACATCGCCATCCGGCTCCTACACACACGCTATGATCACGTCACCCCCTTGTACACCACTGACCTCCCTGAGGAAAAAGAACCCACCCCTGTCGTGTCAGAGCATTTCAAAACAGCGGAGAGTACAGAAAGGGACAACAACACTGAGGAAAAGGTCTCTGTTGAAGAGAAAGCTGCCAGCCAGGATGACCAGGCCGAGTCTAGACAGCAAGGAGAGCTCAGCATAGTCCGAGAGGAGATCAAGTTTGAGGTTCCGGGAGACATTGACATAAAAAGG ATTTCCTATCGTGAAGAGGAAGATGTCGAAACCACCAAATATAAGCTGGAGATGAAGTTGCTAAGTGAGGCTGTCTCAGCAG CGCAGCTGCACCTGGTGGAGAATGTTTCGGAAATGCCAGAAGTGACAGACGACTACGAGGCCGACTTGTGCCACTTCTCTACCCTGGGTGGAGTGTACCACCTGGACATCCTGGAGCTGCCCCCGCAGTGCAAACAAGTGAAGGGCTGGGTGTTGGTGGAG ATACTCCAAGAAGGATTACAGAGGTTCGTGTACCCTCCAGAAACCGCAGAGGAACCCGACCCAGAAAACGCCTTTCCGCCCATAGAGGTCACGCTGGAGGTCCACGAGAAGGTCGTCTTCTTTGAGGATCCGAAGGTCATAAGGTGGGATGCTGAAG GTAAACTCTGGAGAACAGATGGCATCAGCAATATTGTTTACAACCGAGAAACCAGGCTCATCACCTTCAGTTTGGATACTGTGGGCCCTGTGGCCTTGATTCAGGATGCCCACATAAATATGCCGTACCAATCCTGGGAGCTGAGACCCCTCGATGCAAACAAAGTCCTCATGACTGTGACTACGCTTTTCCTCGAACTCCAGATACACATCAAG GAAAACCTCTGCATGTTGGCTTCAATCAAACTGGAGGACCAAGATCGCTTGTCCCACTTGGAAGGGAAATGGATGACGCCCGCACCCTTCATTCTGGCCTTGAAGGAAGCTGGGCTGAATATCTTCCCTACAGTGTACTCCCACTTTTATGTCGTCATCAACAATAAG ATGCCCCTGGTGGAGATGAAGGCCTATCGGCAAATGGCCCTGCTGAGCGCTGCCTTCTCATTTCGCTGGAGCAAGTGGAACATGGTCTGCAATTCCACAAGAGTTGTGTTCTGG GTGAAGGAAGACCTGGCGGCGGCAGCGAAGGACCATCTCCTCATGTTCAGTGGTGAGAGAGCACAGGTGCTCAAGATGAGGGAAGACAGTGACGTGTTCTCCGAGACCCTCGAAgaggagacagagtttcactccACCTTGTACCACATGGTGAAGGACTTCGCCTCTCCAGAGGCGATGACGAAGGTCAGGCATTCCAACTGCCAGTTCATTGACTCGGTGTGCCACATGCTGCTCTCCGTGCGAGTCCTCAGCTACTCCTAG
- the Dnai7 gene encoding dynein axonemal intermediate chain 7 isoform X3 codes for MNTFISLWEEETNETFEQVIEKSKLVLSLIEKLKLILLETPSCDLNNRTILQHQGSILRLQELLSLKVDVATELLLRQASTLADLDSGNMEKTIQDENITLYVWANLKKNPRYRSVKFADTEIGFEIPRILATSDIAIRLLHTRYDHVTPLYTTDLPEEKEPTPVVSEHFKTAESTERDNNTEEKVSVEEKAASQDDQAESRQQGELSIVREEIKFEVPGDIDIKRVRCTEDVETTKYKLEMKLLSEAVSAGKLWRTDGISNIVYNRETRLITFSLDTVGPVALIQDAHINMPYQSWELRPLDANKVLMTVTTLFLELQIHIKENLCMLASIKLEDQDRLSHLEGKWMTPAPFILALKEAGLNIFPTVYSHFYVVINNKMPLVEMKAYRQMALLSAAFSFRWSKWNMVCNSTRVVFWVKEDLAAAAKDHLLMFSGERAQVLKMREDSDVFSETLEEETEFHSTLYHMVKDFASPEAMTKVRHSNCQFIDSVCHMLLSVRVLSYS; via the exons ATGAACACGTTCATCAGCTTGTGGGAAGAGGAGACAAACGAGACCTTCGAGCAAGTGATAGAGAAGAGTAAACTGGTGCTGTCC TTGATTGAGAAGCTGAAGTTAATTTTGCTGGAGACTCCCTCGTGTGACCTGAACAACAGAACCATCCTGCAGCATCAAGGGTCGATCCTGCGCCTGCAGGAGCTCCTCAGCCTGAAGGTGGACGTGGCCACGGAGCTGCTTCTCCGG CAAGCTAGTACCTTAGCAGATTTGGACAGTGGGAACATGGAAAAAACCATCCAAGATGAGAACATTACCCTGTATGTGTGGGCAAACCTCAAAAAGAATCCAAG GTACCGAAGTGTGAAATTCGCAGACACAGAAATCGGATTTGAAATCCCAAGGATATTGGCTACAAGTGACATCGCCATCCGGCTCCTACACACACGCTATGATCACGTCACCCCCTTGTACACCACTGACCTCCCTGAGGAAAAAGAACCCACCCCTGTCGTGTCAGAGCATTTCAAAACAGCGGAGAGTACAGAAAGGGACAACAACACTGAGGAAAAGGTCTCTGTTGAAGAGAAAGCTGCCAGCCAGGATGACCAGGCCGAGTCTAGACAGCAAGGAGAGCTCAGCATAGTCCGAGAGGAGATCAAGTTTGAGGTTCCGGGAGACATTGACATAAAAAGGGTAAGatgcact GAAGATGTCGAAACCACCAAATATAAGCTGGAGATGAAGTTGCTAAGTGAGGCTGTCTCAGCAG GTAAACTCTGGAGAACAGATGGCATCAGCAATATTGTTTACAACCGAGAAACCAGGCTCATCACCTTCAGTTTGGATACTGTGGGCCCTGTGGCCTTGATTCAGGATGCCCACATAAATATGCCGTACCAATCCTGGGAGCTGAGACCCCTCGATGCAAACAAAGTCCTCATGACTGTGACTACGCTTTTCCTCGAACTCCAGATACACATCAAG GAAAACCTCTGCATGTTGGCTTCAATCAAACTGGAGGACCAAGATCGCTTGTCCCACTTGGAAGGGAAATGGATGACGCCCGCACCCTTCATTCTGGCCTTGAAGGAAGCTGGGCTGAATATCTTCCCTACAGTGTACTCCCACTTTTATGTCGTCATCAACAATAAG ATGCCCCTGGTGGAGATGAAGGCCTATCGGCAAATGGCCCTGCTGAGCGCTGCCTTCTCATTTCGCTGGAGCAAGTGGAACATGGTCTGCAATTCCACAAGAGTTGTGTTCTGG GTGAAGGAAGACCTGGCGGCGGCAGCGAAGGACCATCTCCTCATGTTCAGTGGTGAGAGAGCACAGGTGCTCAAGATGAGGGAAGACAGTGACGTGTTCTCCGAGACCCTCGAAgaggagacagagtttcactccACCTTGTACCACATGGTGAAGGACTTCGCCTCTCCAGAGGCGATGACGAAGGTCAGGCATTCCAACTGCCAGTTCATTGACTCGGTGTGCCACATGCTGCTCTCCGTGCGAGTCCTCAGCTACTCCTAG
- the Dnai7 gene encoding dynein axonemal intermediate chain 7 isoform X2, producing the protein MNTFISLWEEETNETFEQVIEKSKLVLSLIEKLKLILLETPSCDLNNRTILQHQGSILRLQELLSLKVDVATELLLRQASTLADLDSGNMEKTIQDENITLYVWANLKKNPRYRSVKFADTEIGFEIPRILATSDIAIRLLHTRYDHVTPLYTTDLPEEKEPTPVVSEHFKTAESTERDNNTEEKVSVEEKAASQDDQAESRQQGELSIVREEIKFEVPGDIDIKRVRCTEDVETTKYKLEMKLLSEAVSAAQLHLVENVSEMPEVTDDYEADLCHFSTLGGVYHLDILELPPQCKQVKGWVLVEILQEGLQRFVYPPETAEEPDPENAFPPIEVTLEVHEKVVFFEDPKVIRWDAEGKLWRTDGISNIVYNRETRLITFSLDTVGPVALIQDAHINMPYQSWELRPLDANKVLMTVTTLFLELQIHIKENLCMLASIKLEDQDRLSHLEGKWMTPAPFILALKEAGLNIFPTVYSHFYVVINNKMPLVEMKAYRQMALLSAAFSFRWSKWNMVCNSTRVVFWVKEDLAAAAKDHLLMFSGERAQVLKMREDSDVFSETLEEETEFHSTLYHMVKDFASPEAMTKVRHSNCQFIDSVCHMLLSVRVLSYS; encoded by the exons ATGAACACGTTCATCAGCTTGTGGGAAGAGGAGACAAACGAGACCTTCGAGCAAGTGATAGAGAAGAGTAAACTGGTGCTGTCC TTGATTGAGAAGCTGAAGTTAATTTTGCTGGAGACTCCCTCGTGTGACCTGAACAACAGAACCATCCTGCAGCATCAAGGGTCGATCCTGCGCCTGCAGGAGCTCCTCAGCCTGAAGGTGGACGTGGCCACGGAGCTGCTTCTCCGG CAAGCTAGTACCTTAGCAGATTTGGACAGTGGGAACATGGAAAAAACCATCCAAGATGAGAACATTACCCTGTATGTGTGGGCAAACCTCAAAAAGAATCCAAG GTACCGAAGTGTGAAATTCGCAGACACAGAAATCGGATTTGAAATCCCAAGGATATTGGCTACAAGTGACATCGCCATCCGGCTCCTACACACACGCTATGATCACGTCACCCCCTTGTACACCACTGACCTCCCTGAGGAAAAAGAACCCACCCCTGTCGTGTCAGAGCATTTCAAAACAGCGGAGAGTACAGAAAGGGACAACAACACTGAGGAAAAGGTCTCTGTTGAAGAGAAAGCTGCCAGCCAGGATGACCAGGCCGAGTCTAGACAGCAAGGAGAGCTCAGCATAGTCCGAGAGGAGATCAAGTTTGAGGTTCCGGGAGACATTGACATAAAAAGGGTAAGatgcact GAAGATGTCGAAACCACCAAATATAAGCTGGAGATGAAGTTGCTAAGTGAGGCTGTCTCAGCAG CGCAGCTGCACCTGGTGGAGAATGTTTCGGAAATGCCAGAAGTGACAGACGACTACGAGGCCGACTTGTGCCACTTCTCTACCCTGGGTGGAGTGTACCACCTGGACATCCTGGAGCTGCCCCCGCAGTGCAAACAAGTGAAGGGCTGGGTGTTGGTGGAG ATACTCCAAGAAGGATTACAGAGGTTCGTGTACCCTCCAGAAACCGCAGAGGAACCCGACCCAGAAAACGCCTTTCCGCCCATAGAGGTCACGCTGGAGGTCCACGAGAAGGTCGTCTTCTTTGAGGATCCGAAGGTCATAAGGTGGGATGCTGAAG GTAAACTCTGGAGAACAGATGGCATCAGCAATATTGTTTACAACCGAGAAACCAGGCTCATCACCTTCAGTTTGGATACTGTGGGCCCTGTGGCCTTGATTCAGGATGCCCACATAAATATGCCGTACCAATCCTGGGAGCTGAGACCCCTCGATGCAAACAAAGTCCTCATGACTGTGACTACGCTTTTCCTCGAACTCCAGATACACATCAAG GAAAACCTCTGCATGTTGGCTTCAATCAAACTGGAGGACCAAGATCGCTTGTCCCACTTGGAAGGGAAATGGATGACGCCCGCACCCTTCATTCTGGCCTTGAAGGAAGCTGGGCTGAATATCTTCCCTACAGTGTACTCCCACTTTTATGTCGTCATCAACAATAAG ATGCCCCTGGTGGAGATGAAGGCCTATCGGCAAATGGCCCTGCTGAGCGCTGCCTTCTCATTTCGCTGGAGCAAGTGGAACATGGTCTGCAATTCCACAAGAGTTGTGTTCTGG GTGAAGGAAGACCTGGCGGCGGCAGCGAAGGACCATCTCCTCATGTTCAGTGGTGAGAGAGCACAGGTGCTCAAGATGAGGGAAGACAGTGACGTGTTCTCCGAGACCCTCGAAgaggagacagagtttcactccACCTTGTACCACATGGTGAAGGACTTCGCCTCTCCAGAGGCGATGACGAAGGTCAGGCATTCCAACTGCCAGTTCATTGACTCGGTGTGCCACATGCTGCTCTCCGTGCGAGTCCTCAGCTACTCCTAG